CGACTCGCTGCGGATCGAACCAGGCGTGGAAATCCGCCGCGGCGACGGCCGCGAGGGCAACGCCATGTTCAAGCTCGACGGCAAGTACTACCACGCGGCATCGGACCTGCACGGCTGGAACACCTCGGTCAACTACGTCAATGAGTCGACCAGCACCAACATCCAGGGTGCCTACACTGGTGAGTTCGTTCTTCCCGGTACCGAAATGGACTACAGCCACGTGACCCAGACCGGGTTCTTCGTGACGGTCAAGGGCACCAAGCAGAACACGGTGATCTACGCCGGCGACCGCTGGGCCGACTTCGCCTGGAACGGTATCGGCTACAACCAGTGGGTGCCGATCACCAAGAGCGGCGCGCGGCCGCAGTTCCACTCGGTGAGCCAGTGGCAGTTCAACGTCACGACCGGCGAGTGGCGCGTCGGGCCGGCGAACAACTACCTCCTCAACCCGGACATCCAGGCCGACCGCGTCATCGTCTCCAATGTACGGGGATGGAAGAACCTCGGCGGTTCGGTGACCAACGTCAACGGTGGTGTGAACGGATCTCGCTTCGCCCTCCAGGTGAGCAACAGCGGCGGCGTCGAGCAGCGGATCGGGTCGGTGCCCGCAGGCACCTACACGCTGTCCTCGCACGCGCGGGGCAGTGCCGGACAGGTCGTGCTCACCGGCGCGAACGGCAGTCAGCGCACCCTGGGCATCCCGTCGTCGAGCGGCTGGACCAAGCGCGAACTCACCGGCATCGAGCTACCCGGCGGGGCCGCCACCGTCACCGTGCGGGCATCCGGTTCGGGCGGCGTCACCGTCGACCAACTCTCACTCGTCAAGACCTCCGACAGCGGCGAACCGCCGACGGGCCAGCGTTACGAGGCGGAGACCGCACCGGCGGTATGCCAGGGCACGATCGACTCGAACCAAGCCGGCTTTTCCGGCAGCGGGTTCTGCAACGGCAACAACGCCGTGGGCGCCTACGCCCAGTTCACCGTCACCCCGACGACAGCGGGCACAGCGACGCTGGGGATCCGGTTCGCCAACGGCGCCGGCGACGGTGGTGCGCGACCGGCGAACCTGGTCGTCAACGGGGTCACGGTCGGGACGGTTTCCTTCGAGTCCACCGGTTCCTGGACGACCTGGTCGACCAAAACCGTCACCGTCGCGCTGAACACCGGCGGCAACACCATCCGGCTGGAGCCGACCACGGCGGCCGGTCTGCCCAACATCGACTACCTCGATGCCGGTGCCGCCGCGTAACAGGCACTTGCCGCGAGCTGCCCACCCCGCACCGCACCACACCCAAGGAGTCATCCATGACCATGCAACGACGAACCTTCCTCGGCCTGAGCGCGGCCGGAGCGGCGGCCGCGGGCCTGTCCCTGCTCGGCACGGGGCAGGTACTCGCCGCCGGGCCGCTGGGCACGGCACCGGCCACACCGTTCGCGGTCGGCGTGCGCCGGTACGACTGGACCCGCGGCAGCCGGCCGTGCACCACCTACGTCTACTACCCCGCCACCGGCACCCCCGGCGGCAACCCGATGACCAACGCCCCGGTCGCCAATGGCGTCTTCCCCGTCTACAACTTCACCCACGGCTTCGGAAGCAGCCCGCAGAACTCGCTGTTCATCATCCGGGCCCTGGCCGCCGCGGGCTTCATCGTCCCCGCCCCGCACTTCAACCACAGCTTCCCCGACGTCAACAACGGCAACACCGCCAAGGACGTCTCGCAGATCCTCACCAACACCCTCGCGCTCAACGCGAGCGGACCGCTGACCGGGCACATCAACACCGGCCTCGGCGTCGGCGTCTCGGGTCACTCCCTCGGCGGCATGATCACCCACGGCCTGCTGACCTCCTGGCCGGACAGCCGGATCATCTCCGCCAACCCACAGTCCTGCCAGGACATGGGCAACCCCGCCGCATCGGTATCGGCCAAGGTCCTGTTCGTCCACGGCGACAAGGACTCGACCACGCAGTACTCCTCGGCCCGGCAGGCGTACACGGAGATGACCTGGCCCAAGGCGTTCCTCACCTTCGTCGGCGGCAGCCACACCAGCTTCTGGAGCGACAACCGCTTCCCGAACACCGTGGTCGACTGGGCCCGCTGGACCATGTACGACGACACCGCCGCACGAGACCGCCTCCCCGCCGACGCGGCCGGGCCCAACACCAAGTGGGAAGCCCAGCTGGGCAACTCGCCCGGCGGTCCCGGCCCCTGCACCCTGGTGGCCCAGCACAGCGGCAAAGCCGCCGAGATCGCCGACGCCTCCACCGCCGCCGGCGCACGGCTCGTCCAGCGGACCACCAACAGCGGTCCTCACCAGCAGTTCGAATTCATCGACACCGGTGACAGCCACGTCCGCGTCAAAGCCCGGCACAGTGGCCTGTTCCTCCAGCCAACGGGCACCACGACCGGCGCGGACGTCATCCAGCAGGCCGAAACCAGCGCCGCCGGCCAGCAGTGGCGCGTGGTCGACCACGGCGGTGACGTGATCAGCCTCGTCAACCGGGAATCCGGCCTGGCCATGGACGTCTGGGAATACTCCACCACCGACGGCGGCCGCATCTCCCAGTGGACCTACACCGGAAATCCCAACCAGCGCTTCACCCGTCACCGCGTCTGACCCAGCGACTTGACGGGGATGTAACGTCGATGTCAGGCTGGAAAGCGCTTTCCCGAAGTTCCCGGTTCACGGAGTTGTGATCATGGTTTCTTCGATCGGCCGTTCGTCCGCAGGGCAACTCGCCGCCCTAGTGCGGGTGACATGAGCGCCCTCGACGAGCTCCGCCGGCTGCGGCGGGACAGCACCACGGACCGCAAGCGTGACAACAAAGCCGCCTTCTGGTTCCTGCTGCCCTGGTTCGCCGGACTGGTGATCATCACCCTCGGCCCGGTCGCGGCCTCGTTCGGCCTCGGCTTCACCGAATACAACCTGATCCAGCCACCGGAGTTCATCGGGCTGGACAACTTCACCCGCGTCTTCAGCGACGAACGGCTGCACAACGCACTCGGCGTGACCTTCACCTACGTGCTGGTTTCGGTACCGCTGCAACTGGCGTTCGCGCTGGGTGTCGCGATGCTGCTCGACCGCGGGTTGCGCGGACTGGCGTTCTACCGCTCGGCGTTCTACCTGCCGTCGCTGCTCGGGTCGAGCGTCGCGATCGCCGTGCTGTGGACCCAGATCTTCGGCGCGGACGGCCTGGTGAACCGGGTGCTCGGGTTCTTCGGCATCGAGGGCAAGGGCTGGATCTCCGACCCGGACACGGCGTTGTCGACGCTCATCGTGCTCAACGTGTGGACGTTCGGCGCGCCGATGATCATCTTCCTGGCCGGGTTGCGCCAGATCCCTGGCGTGTACTACGAGGCCGCCGCGATCGACGGGGTGCGCGGGTGGTCCCGTTTCCGGCACATCACCCTGCCGCTGCTGTCGCCGATCATCTTCTTCAACCTGGTGCTGCAGATCATCCACGCCTTCCAGTCGTTCACCCAGGCGTTCGTGGTCTCCAACGGCACCGGCGGGCCGTCGGACTCCACCATGTTCTACACGCTTTACCTGTACCAGCAGGGTTTCAGCCGGTTCGACATGGGCTACGCCGCCGCGCTGGCGTGGTTCCTGCTGCTGATCATCGGCGCGTTCACCGCCATCAACTTCT
The genomic region above belongs to Amycolatopsis sp. YIM 10 and contains:
- a CDS encoding family 43 glycosylhydrolase gives rise to the protein MRTTKFVTRAALNKSSGNLIRYRKLAATALLSVALAVPPATSTAAETPASQLQDQGAAAEPVLERGLEFLVSDYQTRDPAKYTADSWAPFAKALTTAADVAGNTSATTSEVAAAKTALMTAADGLKAADEGTFQTITNNTFWNDTSGNPIYSQGGGVFKFGDTYYWYGVHYVGAESYRANPTQKYDNQVSFVSIPVYSSKDLVNWKFENRVATRSTGIQNGATLGQAGWVGRLGVSYNENTGKYVLAVQAYVGGGHGILLLQGDSPTDTFDYGYFQTQITNSPTTGTGDQTVFTDEDGKDYLIFSNREGRSRGFVAKFRESDSLRIEPGVEIRRGDGREGNAMFKLDGKYYHAASDLHGWNTSVNYVNESTSTNIQGAYTGEFVLPGTEMDYSHVTQTGFFVTVKGTKQNTVIYAGDRWADFAWNGIGYNQWVPITKSGARPQFHSVSQWQFNVTTGEWRVGPANNYLLNPDIQADRVIVSNVRGWKNLGGSVTNVNGGVNGSRFALQVSNSGGVEQRIGSVPAGTYTLSSHARGSAGQVVLTGANGSQRTLGIPSSSGWTKRELTGIELPGGAATVTVRASGSGGVTVDQLSLVKTSDSGEPPTGQRYEAETAPAVCQGTIDSNQAGFSGSGFCNGNNAVGAYAQFTVTPTTAGTATLGIRFANGAGDGGARPANLVVNGVTVGTVSFESTGSWTTWSTKTVTVALNTGGNTIRLEPTTAAGLPNIDYLDAGAAA
- a CDS encoding RICIN domain-containing protein → MTMQRRTFLGLSAAGAAAAGLSLLGTGQVLAAGPLGTAPATPFAVGVRRYDWTRGSRPCTTYVYYPATGTPGGNPMTNAPVANGVFPVYNFTHGFGSSPQNSLFIIRALAAAGFIVPAPHFNHSFPDVNNGNTAKDVSQILTNTLALNASGPLTGHINTGLGVGVSGHSLGGMITHGLLTSWPDSRIISANPQSCQDMGNPAASVSAKVLFVHGDKDSTTQYSSARQAYTEMTWPKAFLTFVGGSHTSFWSDNRFPNTVVDWARWTMYDDTAARDRLPADAAGPNTKWEAQLGNSPGGPGPCTLVAQHSGKAAEIADASTAAGARLVQRTTNSGPHQQFEFIDTGDSHVRVKARHSGLFLQPTGTTTGADVIQQAETSAAGQQWRVVDHGGDVISLVNRESGLAMDVWEYSTTDGGRISQWTYTGNPNQRFTRHRV
- a CDS encoding carbohydrate ABC transporter permease; amino-acid sequence: MSALDELRRLRRDSTTDRKRDNKAAFWFLLPWFAGLVIITLGPVAASFGLGFTEYNLIQPPEFIGLDNFTRVFSDERLHNALGVTFTYVLVSVPLQLAFALGVAMLLDRGLRGLAFYRSAFYLPSLLGSSVAIAVLWTQIFGADGLVNRVLGFFGIEGKGWISDPDTALSTLIVLNVWTFGAPMIIFLAGLRQIPGVYYEAAAIDGVRGWSRFRHITLPLLSPIIFFNLVLQIIHAFQSFTQAFVVSNGTGGPSDSTMFYTLYLYQQGFSRFDMGYAAALAWFLLLIIGAFTAINFWAAKYWVFYDD